gcggcggcggcggcggctatGCACCCTACGGGAGGCCGGGCCGGGGCCTGCGGGCTGCCACGCCGGTCATCCAGGCCTGCTACTCGTCCCCGGCCGGACCTCCGCCGCCGCCCACCACCGAGCCGCCGTCGGGTCCTGAGGCCGCAGTGAACACGCACTGCGCGGAGCTCTACGCCTCGGGCCCTGGGCCGGCCGCCGCGCTCTGCGCCCCGGAGCGCCGCTGTTCCCCGCTCTGCGGCCTGGACCTGTCCAAGAAAAGTCCGCCGGGCTCCGCGCCCCCTGAGCGGCCGCCGGGCGAGCGCGAAATGCCCCCGCGCCCAGACAGCCCTCCCAGCGCCGGCCCCGCAGCCTACAAGGAGCCACCGCTCGCcttgccgccgctgccgccgctgcccttccagaagctggaggaggccGGACCGCCTCCGGACCCATtccgaggcggcggcggcagcccgGGACCCGAGCCCCCCGGCCGCCCCGACGGGCCAAGCCTCCTCTACCGCTGGATGAAGCACGAGCCGGGCCTGGGCAGCTACGGCGACGAGCTAGGCCGCGAGCGCGGCTCCCCCAGTGAGCGCTGCGAGGAGCGCGGCGGGGACACGGCCGCCTCGCCCGGGGGGCCCCCGCTCGGCttggcgccgccgccgcgctatCCGGGCAGCCTGGACGGGCCTGGCGCGGGCGGCGACGGCGACGACTACAAGAGCAGCAGCGAGGAGACAGGCAGCAGCGAGGACCCCAGCCCTCCCGGCGGCCACCTCGAGGGCTACCCATGCCCGCACCTGGCCTACGGCGAACCCGAGAGCTTCGGCGACAACCTGTACGTGTGCATCCCGTGCGGCAAGGGCTTCCCCAGCTCGGAGCAGCTGAACGCGCACGTGGAGGCGCacgtggaggaggaagaggcgcTGTACGGCAGGGCCGAGGCGGCTGAGGTGGCTGCGGGGGCCGCCGGCCTCGGGCCCCCTTTTGGAGGCGGTGGGGACAAGGTCTCTGGGGCTCCGGGGGGCCTGGGCGAGCTGCTGCGGCCATACCGCTGCGCGTCGTGCGACAAGAGCTACAAGGACCCGGCCACACTGAGGC
This is a stretch of genomic DNA from Camelus bactrianus isolate YW-2024 breed Bactrian camel chromosome 16, ASM4877302v1, whole genome shotgun sequence. It encodes these proteins:
- the HIC1 gene encoding hypermethylated in cancer 1 protein isoform X2 produces the protein MLDTMEAPGHSRQLLLQLNNQRTKGFLCDVIIVVQNALFRAHKNVLAASSAYLKSLVVHDNLLNLDHDMVSPAVFRLVLDFIYTGRLADGPEAAAAAAVAPGAEPSLGAVLAAASYLQIPDLVALCKKRLKRHGKYCHLRGGGGGGGGYAPYGRPGRGLRAATPVIQACYSSPAGPPPPPTTEPPSGPEAAVNTHCAELYASGPGPAAALCAPERRCSPLCGLDLSKKSPPGSAPPERPPGEREMPPRPDSPPSAGPAAYKEPPLALPPLPPLPFQKLEEAGPPPDPFRGGGGSPGPEPPGRPDGPSLLYRWMKHEPGLGSYGDELGRERGSPSERCEERGGDTAASPGGPPLGLAPPPRYPGSLDGPGAGGDGDDYKSSSEETGSSEDPSPPGGHLEGYPCPHLAYGEPESFGDNLYVCIPCGKGFPSSEQLNAHVEAHVEEEEALYGRAEAAEVAAGAAGLGPPFGGGGDKVSGAPGGLGELLRPYRCASCDKSYKDPATLRQHEKTHWLTRPYPCTICGKKFTQRGTMTRHMRSHLGLKPFACDACGMRFTRQYRLTEHMRIHSGEKPYECQVCGGKFAQQRNLISHMKMHAVGGAAGAAGALAGLGGLPGVPGPDGKGKLDFPEGVFAVARLTAEQLSLKQQDKAAAAELLAQTTHFLHDPKVALESLYPLAKFTAELGLSPDKAAEVLSQGAHLAAGPDGRTIDRFSPT